CGGGGCGTCGGCCCCGCACCGCAAGGGGTCCGGCTATCTCTCGCGGGTGATCGGTGGGCTCTTTCGTTCCGAACCCGACTACAGGCCATCCATATCCGAACGCGTACAGCGACTCCGGGATAAAGCGGGTCCCGGGGCGAGAGGGAAAGGTTGATAAGACCTTCGTATCCGCCCTCCCCGATCCCGGGGGACACAATGGCAAAAAAAAGCCGAATTTATCATCAAGGACGAAGGAATATTTCAAAATACGAGACGCGTTTGGAAAATACATAGCACAATAGAAATAGATTTAATAATCCCTGTTTCAAATAGAGGTACGAGGGGTGCTGGATATTACAATTGTAGCGTTCGCCCACCACAAAGGTGGCACAGGAAAGACGACATCGTGCCTCAATGTTGCAGGGTACCTCCAGAAAGACGGCAAAAGCGTTCTGGTAGTAGACTGCGACCCGCAGGCCAACGCCACCACGGGGCTCGGGATCAATCCTGAAACCCTTGAACTGAGCATGTATGACGTCTTCATGAACGTTTTTGAAGGGTTTCCCGATACTGAGATCAGTGATGTGATCGTCCCCACGGCATCAGGGATCGACCTGGCCCCGGCAACCCTCGATCTCGTGGGGGTTGAGCCTTATCTCTACAGTATCGAGGACCGGGCAGGGGTGCTCAAGGGGGCGCTCGCCGGGGTGACGGACGCCTACGACTTCATCCTTATCGATACGCCCCCGAGCATGGGCCAGTTCGTCATCAACGGCCTCGTCGCTGCGGACCACACCATCGTCACCCTCGACCCCGGCACCTTCGCCCTCAGGGGCATGGAAGCCCTGTCAACAGTCTTTGGCGACATCAGGGAGATGCTCGGGGAAGACGTCGCCGCAGATTTCGCCATCCTCACCCGCTGGAAGGGGTCGGGCGACCCGGTGGCGGGAACGGGCGGCCTTGCACTCTTCCTGAAACGGATCTTCTCACCCGTCTCCTCCGCAGAAGAGGAGAAGGAGAGGGAGCGGCTGAAAGCATTCGAATCCGAGGTAAGGAAAGCGTTCAAGCAGGTGTTCACAGTCCCATACTCACCTGCAATTTACGAAACACAGCAACAGGGGCTTCCAATCTCCCATTACGCACCCGAGAGCGACGCCGGCAGGGAATACCGGGCAATAGCAACTGCGCTTCTGGCACGGGACGAGAACCATGATGAGGATGTGTAATCAATGATCGACAAACCTGGAAGAAAAGCACTATTTACCGGGCCGATTGCACCGGGGACGACAGGACAGGCACAGAAACAGGGGGCGGTGGTACTGCCCGAGGCGATCGAGGCCGCACTCCATGCAGGAATCGGCGGCGACAACTCCGCGAAGATCGACCTTGCCGGCATTCCGGATGAGTTCCGCCCCCTGGCCGGCTCGATCAACGCGCTGCTCGAGAAGAAGCAGGAGGAGAAGCAGACCCTCAGGCGCCGGCTGGAGGAGGCAAAAGCGCTTCTGAGGAGCTCCGATATGGTCATCGAGCAGAACCCGATGCCCATTCTGGTCGTCGACCTGGAGTTCAAAATAACCGTAGCCAACGCCGCCTATGCCGAGATGAGCGGGATCCCGATGGATCAGGTGCTCGGCAGGAGCCTGAAAGACTTCAAGATAACGTCGCAGAAGGGATCCGGTCTCCGGCAGGCGATCCAGGAGAAAAAGCGTGCGTATGCGGAAGTCGTCGTCGAACTGCCCTCGGGCACCCATACGCTCGAGCAGTACGGCATCCCGCTT
This portion of the Methanoculleus oceani genome encodes:
- a CDS encoding ParA family protein, with amino-acid sequence MLDITIVAFAHHKGGTGKTTSCLNVAGYLQKDGKSVLVVDCDPQANATTGLGINPETLELSMYDVFMNVFEGFPDTEISDVIVPTASGIDLAPATLDLVGVEPYLYSIEDRAGVLKGALAGVTDAYDFILIDTPPSMGQFVINGLVAADHTIVTLDPGTFALRGMEALSTVFGDIREMLGEDVAADFAILTRWKGSGDPVAGTGGLALFLKRIFSPVSSAEEEKERERLKAFESEVRKAFKQVFTVPYSPAIYETQQQGLPISHYAPESDAGREYRAIATALLARDENHDEDV